The following nucleotide sequence is from Podospora bellae-mahoneyi strain CBS 112042 chromosome 1 map unlocalized CBS112042p_1, whole genome shotgun sequence.
CCTCCTGGTAGccatcatccccttcttcGCATCAGTCTATATTGCCGGCTCCCGCTGGTGGGATTTCAGGCACCACGCCTTCGACATCCTCTTTGGCTACCTCATCGGCCTCGTCGGCGCCATCTTCGCCTTTAGGTATTACCACCTCCCCATATCGCGCGGTGCGGGCTGGGCATGGGGACCCCGCAGCCACGACAAGGCCTTTTGGGCGGGTGTGGGAAGCTATAGCTATGCCACGAGCCGCACGCGCGGCACGTACCGCTcgggcgacgaggaggaggccctGGGCGCGCCTATCGAGCCGTACGGACGGGGAAGCGGCATGAGCAGTGTCGCTCCTGTGGCGCCGAGAAAGGGCGGGTCGCAAGGGATGGACGCGAGGGACGAGGATACGTCATATACCGGGGCTTTGGGGAACGATCACAGCCCTGAGCCACATGCGAGATGAACAACAATAATAACATGATTTGATCGTTGACTCGTTGACGCTTTGTTTCGTGTTGTCATTTGGCGGAGGTAGGTGGGTTCTGGATACACACATGTTATTGGAATGACACAAACGACTGGGCTGAATATGGGACTGGACTTCAAGGACGGGCTGGTTTAGGGAGGTGctgttttttctcttttttcctttcctatTCCCCGAAAGGCAGGCCGCTTGATTGATTTGGAAAAGGGGCGAGGCGAGTGCAGGAGGGGGTAAGGTCGTTTTCTTTCCGACAGGGATTTATTGACTCGATCAGCGTTTGGTCGCTTGGTACAACCTCTATTCTTTTGTCGACTTTTTTTCATTTGGTAGTTTTGAACAATTCTTTGCAACGGGCGTTGGGGGCAAGCCATTTCCTTTAGGTGTGTATCATAAAGACAGGTATCACAGGCCTTTTTTCATCTTTTTGGGTCCGTTGGCTGGGCAGAATCACATCTGTTTTTACAATCAATTAATCTGTGTGGACCACATGCTATGTGTGATATCACTTGAGAGAAGCTGAGCATATGGACAAGGCGCTGAACCGTGAAGAAGGGTCGGTATGAGTCTCATTACATACAGACAGCCTGGTAAGAAGTACTCATCCAGGTCAATGTACAGCTACTTCATCAGTCCTAACACCGATCCCCACACTCATCCAATtaaccccctcatccccctccctccgcaaGCCAAGCCCCCTTTCTCACAGTGAACGCCAGAGTGTAGATGCTGCCAACCAAAGCCCAGTAAAAGTTCCATATGTGTTGCGCGTGTGGTATTGTGTTGTTAGAATGCTGTGACAAGTGACCGCTCCTTCAACAGTGCGTTGCAGCGGAAAAACCCCATCAAGACCAAAATGGAAAAAGAACGCTGAATCAAAAGCCCCAAGAAAAAAGCCCAGAACCACTACCAGAAAAAATGCGTGATCCGTTCAAATGTaaaccaaacaccaccacttcctgaCCCACAGAACCCATCTACACATCGTGCCCCCACCTGGGCTCGCCACCCACGCATACGTTCATCCAGTCTCGATTCACTGCAGTGTAGCGacctctccagcaccccGGTATTGCACCACCGCCGCAGGGTTGTGATCCATAgcatcctccatcatctcctcctcttcgtcctcctcctcttcgtcctcatcgtcgtcctccccgTCCACCTTGGCAAAGCCGCTGtccacctccatcttccgcaacctcctcctcatctcccccctctccttgtTCTGCCACCTCACCAGGGCAGCCGCGGCGTGCACCTTGAATCCGTAGACGCGGGGAACGTACCGCTCTGTGGTCTTGGGGGGCACCAGAGCGGGATAGACCTGGAAGAGGATGTTGTGGAATGAGGTCCCAAAATAGGCCCCGTCAATGGCGGAGTGGCGGGTTGATTTGGGGTTGTAGATGTCCTCGCAACGGGCGCAGTAGAGCTTGACAGCCTTTTGGTTGGCCACGTCCGAGAGGCCCatcgggaggagggggtgggaatggCACATTACGCGGGGGCATTTTCCAAAGTCGCATTTCTTGTACTTCTCCAGCTGTTTTTGGTGGGTGATTTATATCAAATTAGCTCTCCAAAATATGAGAAGGAACAAAGGTTTGAAGGGATGCGAAATCAAACAAAACATACCATCTTTGCCAGGCCGCGCGTAGTGACGATATACCGAGCGTGAATAAGTCCATACAAATGCCTCGCCGACTTTTCTATGGTCTCACGCATCTCATCGTCGCAGTCGAGGTCGAACACGTCCGTGATCAGGTCGAGCGCGTATTGGTAGTACTGAACCTCGGTGTTCAGTCCCGTCAGGTTGAAGCGGTCTGTCAGGTAGTCTTCATCGATTTCGCAATAGTATTCGTTGCCGCGCGACGAGATGAACTGTTGTGATGTGCGCCTGTTAGCTGGcatggtgtttttttttccttgctAACGAAGTGTATCagggggagaaaaagggggggggagggggggaaataTATGGCATACCCAATCCCTCCAGTAACTGGTGTAGTCACTGTCTGAGTCGCTTACAAAATCATCCATGCCGGCCATGTTTGTCGCGCGCGCAGAAAGGGGCCTATGGTCGAAAGGATGATTTATCTGTCTAGGGATTCAGGCAACACCCTAAACCAACAACTTGCTGGATAGGGGACGGGACACGGGAGAGGGTCGACGGGAGGAGCTTGAGTGAGAGCGGTCTGGGTTGGCGGACGCGTTGTACGTGACAACGGGCTGAAATAACACTTCTGAACGCCGATGATTCGTGTGCGATGCGGCTCTTCGATGGTATGTTGGCCAAATCTTTGGCTGACTTGGACTGGCCTTGAGGTTGGATTGATGGCCTGTGGTGGGGGACTTTTGCGCACTGTGGTGAAGAGGGTCCCAAAGCGAGGGGCAGGGACCTGCCATTATTTCTGCCGATGTACACCGCCTCCCCTATCAACCTGACCCCTACGTAGTCTTCATGTGCAAGTCAACGACAATATATTGCAGCAGAAAATCAAGACATGATTGTTGTGTCAAATTGAAGCAATGCAGTTCAGTCACTGATCCAGCCACATCACCAATATATTCTAGCACACAATCCGAAGCCAAACCATCAGACATCACCCCCCTGGAATCTAGCCTGAAATGCCTTGATCAGATCTCCCATCGACTTCTCATAGAGCTCCGGTTTACTCGTCGTATTCTTGACATACTCATTCTGCTCCAGCGCATCAACCCACTTCTTccacctcatctccaacagaGGTTGCGTCCATCCCGGCAGTTGGCGAAGAAGGTAAGGCAAACGGATCGCAAAAGGGGCGAGGTGAATGTCGACAAGACTGAAGTGGTCACCCAAGAAGAACGGTCCGTTTTCTTCGGCGTGTTGGACCAGCTCGGCGATATCTCGCTCCAGCTTTTCCGCCGCTTGTCTCTTGGGTTCCTCTTCAGTAGCCGATACGAGGAGGTAAAATGATGGAACTATTCTTGAGTTTATCTGTTCACGCGATTAGTCCTGTTTCAAAAAAGAGATGATGAAGTGGATGTCGACATGGCCTTCTTACGAATTCTATCCACAGCCGACAATTTGCTTTCAATCTTGCATCAGTAGGCAGCAATACTAAATTTCCATGGCCTGAATCTACGAGCTTTTTCAACTCACTTGTCAGCATCGAAGGCGTATCACGACTAAGCATCAACGCCCAGGTGGGCACAACACCTACATATTCAAGAATGACTGTGCTTTCTGCGCAAGCCCAGTCACCTTGTCGAATGGCGGGCACCAGGCCTCTCGGATTCGCTTCGAGCAGCAGGGTAGGCTTCGGCTTTTGCAGAGGGTAGATCTCGCAATATTGATAGTCAAACCCTTTGGCTTCCAGAGCAATCCAGACTCGTTGCGAAAAGGGGCTAATCGGCTGCCGTTAGCAGTGAGAGCTGAAGAGGGCCGAATGGCATTGCTCGCCTACCAGAAACAGGATGCGTAAAACTTGATCACGCCTTCTTTGGCATGCTTCTTTCCGGTCTCGGCGGCAAGCCCCGTTGCCTTCCAAGGTGATAATGACGACGGCTTTGGTGGGCGTTTCACATCCTTCTGTCGTTTCAACCGCTTCCGTTCCCTCTCCTGCTCGGCCAACTCTCGATGTCTTGTGCTCTTCTTGATTTGATCACTCCTTGCCAAGTCATGTTTGTGCTCTGCTGGTTTGCCGTCGCCAATGCCGTTTGTGACACTTCCGTTGATGCGTTGAAAAGTGTAAAAAACTTGGTCCTGATGTCGGATACGCGCAAGAGCCTGCCCAAGTTCCGGATTGTTCGTGGCGGCAGCTTCCAGTTCCGCAGTAGAACCTGGCTCATACTTGGTAATTTTTATCTTGACATCGCACAAGCCAAGACCGCGAGCATTTcgtttcctcttcttcttcaggggGTCATCTGACTTTTTGGTTCCCGAAGGGCGGCCCTTGAGACGACAGTCATAATACTTCGCTTCAAAGGGCTTGCTCTTGTACTGTTGCGTCGAGCGGTGGCTGTAAATGTTGTCGGTCCAGGGGAAGTACGTCTCGTACCTTGAAGCCGTTGTGTTCTGTTGAGTATACCATATTCACACAAGACAAATGAAAGGCTCAGACTCACTCCTCGTTGCTCAGTAACACGATATCCTCCAGATCAAACAACTTTTGTCTCCATGCTTTGACCGCCGAGGACTCCTCTCTCAGCGGAGTGACGCCATGCCCACGGTGTGATGTTGGCTGAGCGGGTGAGTTCGGTGTCACTGCGGGTGAGCTCAAGCCGTCAAAAAGGCCAGGCGTAGTAGAAGACGCAGGTGTGTCGGTATGCCTCCCGACCTCCTGGCCTTGGCGCTGATGAGGCAGTTGCTTTCTCTggtgtgtttgttgctgtcgaTGCTGGTGTGCTTCATGGGCCACGGTTTTGATATCAGCTCGACGGTTGTTATAGTTGCTGGCATACCCACTCAAGTCAGCGGGAAAGACAGGACTATTGCCCGGAAAACTATCAACTCGTGGCACACTTAGAGCAGGTAGGCTATGGTTCGAGTGAGAGTGTTGGATTTGTTGCGAATCCCCAGCTTCCCGGCCGCTGTGAAGGTGAAGTTGATGCTGCGGTCCGTGATGTGGGTGTAAGTGCAGTGGGGAGCGGCTTGAAGAACGGGGCCCAGCTTCAACGCCAGGCGCATACAATGAATCCATGATCGGTTTTCGCAGACATAAATCGAGACGGAGCCTTGCGTGTGAATATACACAGGCTTCAACTTGCAGTGGTCATGATACTCTTCTTAACCAAGCTTAGTCCCCAGTGACGAATCACGAGTAGGCTCCCACTCCTGGCATGCAGTTAGTCTGAGGAATCCCAACTGCCGTATGAGATATCGAGAACCGTGGAGGGCAGGGTGAAGGATGCCGGGCATCGGCAGCGGCAAAGAGGAAGTCTGCTGAAAGGCTGAAGGCCAGTCGAGGGGTTGCCTTGCCGTTGCACGGACCACACATATCAGCCTGGATGGGCTTGGCGCCCATGATCACAATGCCTCGTTCCCGAACGAGAGGTGAGATTGGGGATGTTGGTATGCTGATTTATTATATCAGGCACCTATAGAGCGCCCGATTCGATGATGATAGTAAGGTAGCAAGTGCTGCTCCAAGAACTAACTCTCTGTTGTTCTCTATCCAACTTGGCGCAATCCTCAACCATACTACTCCAACTGTTGTTATAGACACTACTATGAATAGTCGTCTCTGTTTTCCGACCGGGTGCCGCTGATAATGCTCCCCGCATCACTGGCTGATTGACCCTCCAGCTCTGAATCGCTCCCTCCAATACGTCTCGAAGCATCGCCTATCGGCCTGAATACACCACTCGAGGGTATCTCTAGTCTCCCCATAAGCCCGTTccctgccaccacccccctgtCTGGTCGTCCCCGTGTTGGGATGTTTACCATTTCCATAGCTTCTCGAAGCGTATCTCCAGTCTCATCAAGCGCGGCCAAAAAGCGCGCGAGCTCCTTGCATAGCTCCCAATCCTCTTCGAGCATTGCTCGACTCAACAGGCGCACACTCTGTTCGCTCGCAGTCGCCAACTCGTCGAATGTATGAAGAACCAGGAGGTACCCGCCCGCTGTCTTGAGGCTCCCACGCTGAAGGCTTTCTTCGAACAGCTcctggggggggggtagATAGGCGAATAAGGTGCGCCAGGAACGAAGTTCGGTTTTGCGTGTACATTGCACAACAATGTCGAGGTACTGCTTGAAGCATGACAGAAGAGACAGCACACGAGGCAGAATTGCATTCTCAGGTGCCGGAGGCGGATGCGCGTCCACTTCCTCGTCCAAGACATGATGCAGCAGTACCTCGAGAGCGTGCGCAAAATATTCAAGGTGCTCATGCTCCCGAGCAAGTTGTAACGCCTCTGTAGACTTATTCGCAACCAAATATGACCGGAGGATATCGGGTAGGAAAAGGTGTGTCTGCAGACAGTGTTAGTCGAAGGTGTCTGGATAAAATTCATCTGAGAAACCCTTACCCTGATACAAAAACGGAAGAATGAAAAATTGATATCACGGCGTTGAATCAGCTCTGATTCGACACCGAGGATGATCGCCTTTCCGAGAAGTGTCGAAAGTGGATAGAAGTCGACAGGTGTAGAAATCATGGATGGTATGTCCCTTGACACTTCCCCCGATATCGCCTTCAGCACGGGATCCATATCCGCCCAGGCTTTGAGCTCGGTGCCATCAAAGATCCAGAGAGAATCCTGCAGACTTGGATCGGAGGGCCCGTTTTGAAGTTCGCCTGATCTCTGCGAGGCCACTTCCAAGAACGGCTGGTCCCTCATACTGGTATAATACTCGACATTGTGACAGATGACACGCATGTCGTATTTCAGGTTATTCTCTTGAACCGAAGgtcgcaacaacaccagcttcCCATCTACCAGAAACAAGACAGATGCGTGGGCAACATCCTGTGATGGGTCACCCTCCAGCAGTTGTCGCTCCGGCAAAATCCAGCTCAGTCCTCTCACTCTTGCAGGTGATCTCACAATGCCGTGAAATGCGATATGGCCGACCTCTATCAGCCGAATCGAGCCTGATGCGGGGGCAAAGATGTAGTGATATAACAGATTGTCGTATGTGTAGGCCAATAGTGAGTCTTCACCTGTGGAAGTGATGAGAACCACGGGTGCCGACATCTGTTGAACAAACAGAGCTGTACCGCTATCAAGGGCCGCCTCGCGAGAATATAGACGCAGCTCGAAAGACCTGTTGGCCTCGACAGCAGCTACCAGTATATTCTGGTACCAACACAGCCCTCCTCTTACTTGAAACTCGTTTTCCAAGGCATCGTTGGCAAAAGTCTTCCACCGGCCACTGTTCACGCTGTAATGCGCCAGCCCTCTCCGGcccgcaacagcaacataCCGGCCATCAGCCGATATGGCCGTACACTTGATCGGCCATTGATTGAGCAGATAGGTAGATGGTATTCTGGCTGTGTGCCAGAGCGAAGGCTCAGCAGAGATGGATGTGAGGTCGGGCAAGTCATAGCCTCTGTAGACCATGACGCTCGCGGTGCTTTGGAGAACGGTGCGAAACAAGTTTGCAGGACTGTAGCAGCCAGTAACTGCGCTTCGTGCCATTTCCAAAAGCCAAATCGCATCGTGGTTCTTGTTGGTCAAGAGCAGCTCACAAGCGCCACCGACCCAAGCAGCATCCTGGACTCCAGAGAGCCACTCCTCTCCGTTTGTCGAAGCAATCAAATGATCAGCATgaaagctgctgctgagTGGCTTTCCGTATACGCTCCACGTGGCCCATCCCTTCTCGTACCCGGCAAACAAGCAGTAGCCATCTGGTGAGTAGCTCAGCGTGGTAAGCTTTCCCGATGCACCAGGAGAGACAGGAACACTGTGGGTATGGGAAGATGGGATATTTCCAGAATAATCGCGAGCCGAATACACGCGGACAGTGCCATCTGCGCAACCAACGGCGATTAATGAGAACCGAGCATTGATCACGCACCGTACAGCATGATGCTGCTCAGTGCTTGGTACATGAAAGCAATAACCCTTGAATAACTTCTTGGGGTCTGGTGTTTCGTCAGACTCGCTCGACTTCTGATTTGGATTCAGCCGCTGAACCGCATATGCCTTTCCATCACTCGTTATCCAGGTCGAAAGATTCATAGGTCTGTCGTGCGTCATCTCTTTGACTGTAACCTTTTTCTCCAGCCAAGCCATTCTGCTCAGTAATTCCGTGGTGGTCTGGCTGCCCGAGCTGTCGGGTGACCAACGTATGCACTGTACAGCGGCAGGCTTGCGCgtagccaccaccaactcatcatccaacGCCAAAGCGCTCTCGATCCCAGCATCCACCTTAATCACCATCCGGAAGCGAATGCTCACATCTCGCACGCCGGCCCCTTCACCTGGGCCCCACAGTATCTGATCTGGGGCAGTGTATCCAGGATCCCCAGCGTGGCTTTGGCGTCTGCGCTGAACATTGGTATGGCTGGCAAAATGCGGTTTGTATACTCGGGAGTCGGCATCTGTGGCCAGGGAATAGGTTATCAGGTATCCCAGGCTTGTATGTACAACGAATATGGCAGAGTCGGGTCGCAAAAGCAAGTTGATGTTTGTTCCATAAGATTCGAGAGAGGCTTCTGATCGCACAACCACGGCAAGGACGACAGTAGGCTAGTAATACGGTGTCAGTACCTCAGCGCAAGGCACATATCAAGCTTCAGAAGGAGACAGCTGTTCCCACCTTGGTCTGCCACACCGTCATGGAGGTGGGTGTGATGGTAGCGAAGAGGTGACCGGACCGAGCCACGCGCAAAGCAACAACGGGTTCGTGAAGGGGAATGCCAGGGAGTTCTGGTCCTGGAGAATGCTCAGGGGTTCCGTCTTCTGGATAGTCATGCTCGACAGATTTGATGCCCGGCGTCATTGGCGTcatgggggtgggaggtggaagcaGCCCATCCTGGCTCGTTGACGGGTTGGGCGATAACAGAGACGAATTCTGGTCAGGTGTTTGTCCCGAGGCTCCTGCGCCGGGAGTGGGAGGCGGCAAGCCATCGTGAGACACAGAGCTGGGAAGGGCGCCGGGTTGGCGAACGGTGTTGGTCGCATATATTCGCGGGGTTCCAAGCGGCCAGTACATGGCTCCTTCACGGCGGCTTCATGCGCATCCACTGACCACGACCTCGGTATCCTTGGACCCAGCGCGTCGTCAATTCATGACGGGATGGAATCGAATTAGTCAAGAGGTGTTACCGATGACTGCATCAAAAGCCCCAGCCAACGGTTTGTCCAAAAGCAAGACGGACAATGCAGGACAAGACCATCCGATTTGGTTGAAAGGAGGTTGACAGGTGTGATCTGGGTCCAGATGTCTACTACTGCAGGCCCCACTTGTATTGTGTCCAAGTGGGGTCCATCCTAGACAACTGATACTTTGTTGAACTGTTAGTGAGAGACACCATAACAAcctctctcctccagcaGATATATCGCCCAACATCATGCTGATGGTGTTCCGTATATGCTGAGCACATTTTCGGCTCCAGGAAACCATATCCCGTCTCTCTCTAAGATCTCGCTTTCTTATTCCCTGCTGCATTATATGGTTGTAGCGTGGGTCCCTTGTCTGGTAGATATCTCCCGTGCTAACGTTTCTCATTCACCCCAATTCAGACTTCaatcttttctttctttactGTTCTTCAGTGAACTCTGGCGATGTATTCTTTGCTTTCCACTTGCCTAACCTTGGAAGCTCCACAGCAATGAATGACTACACGAGCCCACATATGCAAAACACAGGTCAATGTGTAGTTGGGTGGTCCGTAGCCTGTATTTTAGGGACTACCCGCTGCTTACAGTGACCAGAGTCGCTACGTGTCCCAAGAAGTGGGGCAACCCGGAACTTTGGGGTGCGGCTAAGATTCAACAACTGCCGAGCTGATCTCTAACATCCACTCATTCGTCATTGCTATTTTGCGTCTCCTATCACGCCTGGATTATCGATTTCATGTGAATATTGAGCAGGCGCATTAGAGTTGACCCGGCATTTAAAGCACTGCAGGACCAACCAACCCTACACGTCGCTTGACATTTCGTCCTTTCTTCGTCATCGCTCATCGGAGACAGGGCCATTCTCTCACTAATACGTCGTCGCCAATATTTTGATATCTTTTGAAGATGCCACCTCCAGTTCGCAATAGACAGAGCCTATCCAAAGACAAGTTTGTGGGATACTTTGCACCACTGAAAAGTCAGACATACCACGAATCCACCCAAGCTAGAGGAGGCGGAGTTGGAAGGTTAGTTCTCTAATCTGAACGTCTTGTGGTAGGCATGGCTCATTCGAATCCAATTCCAGTATTCGCTCGATAGCTTGGAATCCCGTTGGAAGCCTTGTCGCAACTGGTTCGGCCGACAGAACCCTTCGTGTTTGTAAGCGATTCAGATATCACCTAGCCACCACCAGTCAAAGCTCACAAGCATGCTAGGGAATCCTGAAAAGCCCAATGCGCGGTTCTCGACCGATTTAAAGGGTCATGCTGCAGGCATTGAGAAAGTGGCCTTCAATCCCGTCAAGGATGCAGAACTTTGCAGTCTCAGCAAGGACGGTGTTGCCAAGTTCTGGGATGTAAGAACGAAAGCCTGTGTGAacgaggtcaaggacctTGGAGATGCACACGCCCTCGCCTGGGCCCCTGATGGGTCCTCACTTCTTGTAGGAAACAGGGTGAGTTTACCAAATGACTTGTCACTGCAGCATGGACGACTGACTTGGCTTGAACGCAAACAGAGTGGT
It contains:
- the RIC1 gene encoding WD40 repeat protein (EggNog:ENOG503NWUQ; COG:D; COG:K; COG:T) — protein: MYWPLGTPRIYATNTVRQPGALPSSVSHDGLPPPTPGAGASGQTPDQNSSLLSPNPSTSQDGLLPPPTPMTPMTPGIKSVEHDYPEDGTPEHSPGPELPGIPLHEPVVALRVARSGHLFATITPTSMTVWQTKPTVVLAVVVRSEASLESYGTNINLLLRPDSAIFVVHTSLGYLITYSLATDADSRVYKPHFASHTNVQRRRQSHAGDPGYTAPDQILWGPGEGAGVRDVSIRFRMVIKVDAGIESALALDDELVVATRKPAAVQCIRWSPDSSGSQTTTELLSRMAWLEKKVTVKEMTHDRPMNLSTWITSDGKAYAVQRLNPNQKSSESDETPDPKKLFKGYCFHVPSTEQHHAVRCVINARFSLIAVGCADGTVRVYSARDYSGNIPSSHTHSVPVSPGASGKLTTLSYSPDGYCLFAGYEKGWATWSVYGKPLSSSFHADHLIASTNGEEWLSGVQDAAWVGGACELLLTNKNHDAIWLLEMARSAVTGCYSPANLFRTVLQSTASVMVYRGYDLPDLTSISAEPSLWHTARIPSTYLLNQWPIKCTAISADGRYVAVAGRRGLAHYSVNSGRWKTFANDALENEFQVRGGLCWYQNILVAAVEANRSFELRLYSREAALDSGTALFVQQMSAPVVLITSTGEDSLLAYTYDNLLYHYIFAPASGSIRLIEVGHIAFHGIVRSPARVRGLSWILPERQLLEGDPSQDVAHASVLFLVDGKLVLLRPSVQENNLKYDMRVICHNVEYYTSMRDQPFLEVASQRSGELQNGPSDPSLQDSLWIFDGTELKAWADMDPVLKAISGEVSRDIPSMISTPVDFYPLSTLLGKAIILGVESELIQRRDINFSFFRFCIRTHLFLPDILRSYLVANKSTEALQLAREHEHLEYFAHALEVLLHHVLDEEVDAHPPPAPENAILPRVLSLLSCFKQYLDIVVQCTRKTELRSWRTLFAYLPPPQELFEESLQRGSLKTAGGYLLVLHTFDELATASEQSVRLLSRAMLEEDWELCKELARFLAALDETGDTLREAMEMVNIPTRGRPDRGVVAGNGLMGRLEIPSSGVFRPIGDASRRIGGSDSELEGQSASDAGSIISGTRSENRDDYS
- the CKB2 gene encoding casein kinase 2 regulatory subunit (EggNog:ENOG503NWRA; COG:D; COG:K; COG:T); its protein translation is MAGMDDFVSDSDSDYTSYWRDWFISSRGNEYYCEIDEDYLTDRFNLTGLNTEVQYYQYALDLITDVFDLDCDDEMRETIEKSARHLYGLIHARYIVTTRGLAKMLEKYKKCDFGKCPRVMCHSHPLLPMGLSDVANQKAVKLYCARCEDIYNPKSTRHSAIDGAYFGTSFHNILFQVYPALVPPKTTERYVPRVYGFKVHAAAALVRWQNKERGEMRRRLRKMEVDSGFAKVDGEDDDEDEEEEDEEEEMMEDAMDHNPAAVVQYRGAGEVATLQ
- a CDS encoding uncharacterized protein (EggNog:ENOG503NZ0D; COG:O), which codes for MDSLYAPGVEAGPRSSSRSPLHLHPHHGPQHQLHLHSGREAGDSQQIQHSHSNHSLPALSVPRVDSFPGNSPVFPADLSGYASNYNNRRADIKTVAHEAHQHRQQQTHQRKQLPHQRQGQEVGRHTDTPASSTTPGLFDGLSSPAVTPNSPAQPTSHRGHGVTPLREESSAVKAWRQKLFDLEDIVLLSNEEYETYFPWTDNIYSHRSTQQYKSKPFEAKYYDCRLKGRPSGTKKSDDPLKKKRKRNARGLGLCDVKIKITKYEPGSTAELEAAATNNPELGQALARIRHQDQVFYTFQRINGSVTNGIGDGKPAEHKHDLARSDQIKKSTRHRELAEQERERKRLKRQKDVKRPPKPSSLSPWKATGLAAETGKKHAKEGVIKFYASCFCPFSQRVWIALEAKGFDYQYCEIYPLQKPKPTLLLEANPRGLVPAIRQGDWACAESTVILEYVGVVPTWALMLSRDTPSMLTSELKKLVDSGHGNLVLLPTDARLKANCRLWIEFINSRIVPSFYLLVSATEEEPKRQAAEKLERDIAELVQHAEENGPFFLGDHFSLVDIHLAPFAIRLPYLLRQLPGWTQPLLEMRWKKWVDALEQNEYVKNTTSKPELYEKSMGDLIKAFQARFQGGDV